A genomic region of Gordonia crocea contains the following coding sequences:
- a CDS encoding pyridoxal phosphate-dependent aminotransferase, producing MSRPHVSHLNQNLKPLEQSDKLKNVCYEIRGPVVAHAARLEAEGHRILKLNIGNPALFGFEAPDVIMRDMIHALPYSQGYSESVGVLSARRAIVTRYEVIEEFPYFDVNDVLLGNGVSELITMTMQALLNDGDEVLIPSPDYPLWTAMTTLSGGKPVYYRCDESNGWQPDIADLESKITDRTKALLIINPNNPTGAVYSREVLEQIADVARRHSLLLLADEIYDKILYDDAEHTSIASLAPDLLCLTFNGLSKAYRVCGYRAGWVVITGPKDHAQGFIEGLHVLSSTRLCSNVPGQHAIQVALGGYQSIDALCAPGGRLHEQRNVTWEKLNEIPGVSCVKPRGALYAFPRLDPEVHEIHNDEQFVQDLLLQEKILVVQGSGFNLDDNNHFRIVTLPWAQDLSEAIERIGNFLSSYRQ from the coding sequence GTGAGTAGACCCCACGTTTCGCACCTCAACCAGAACCTCAAGCCGCTCGAGCAGTCCGACAAGCTGAAGAACGTCTGCTACGAGATCCGCGGTCCGGTGGTCGCCCACGCGGCACGGTTGGAGGCCGAGGGGCACCGGATCCTCAAGCTCAACATCGGCAATCCGGCGCTGTTCGGCTTCGAGGCCCCCGACGTGATCATGCGCGACATGATCCACGCGCTTCCCTATTCGCAGGGCTACTCCGAGTCCGTCGGCGTGCTTTCGGCGCGACGGGCGATCGTCACCCGCTACGAAGTCATCGAGGAGTTCCCCTACTTCGACGTCAACGACGTGCTGCTGGGCAACGGGGTCTCCGAGCTCATCACGATGACCATGCAGGCGCTGCTCAACGACGGCGACGAGGTGTTGATCCCCTCGCCGGACTACCCGCTGTGGACGGCCATGACGACGTTGTCCGGCGGGAAGCCGGTGTACTACCGCTGCGACGAGTCCAACGGCTGGCAGCCAGACATCGCCGACCTCGAATCGAAGATCACCGATCGAACCAAGGCGCTGCTGATCATCAATCCGAACAACCCGACCGGCGCGGTCTACTCACGCGAGGTCCTCGAGCAGATCGCCGACGTGGCTCGCCGCCACTCGCTGCTCCTGCTCGCCGACGAGATCTACGACAAGATCCTCTACGACGACGCCGAGCACACGTCGATCGCGTCGCTCGCGCCGGATCTGCTGTGCCTGACGTTCAACGGCCTGTCCAAGGCCTACCGGGTGTGCGGTTACCGGGCCGGGTGGGTGGTCATCACCGGCCCCAAGGACCATGCCCAGGGCTTTATCGAGGGGCTGCACGTGCTCTCCTCGACGCGCCTGTGTTCCAACGTCCCCGGACAGCACGCGATCCAGGTCGCGCTGGGCGGCTACCAGTCGATCGACGCGCTCTGCGCACCCGGAGGACGCCTCCACGAGCAGCGCAACGTCACCTGGGAGAAGCTGAACGAGATTCCCGGCGTCTCCTGCGTGAAGCCCCGCGGCGCCCTCTACGCGTTCCCCCGGCTGGACCCCGAGGTCCACGAGATCCACAACGACGAGCAGTTCGTCCAGGACCTACTGCTGCAGGAGAAGATCCTCGTCGTGCAGGGCAGCGGCTTCAACCTCGACGACAACAACCACTTCCGCATCGTCACGCTGCCGTGGGCCCAGGACCTGTCCGAGGCGATCGAACGGATCGGGAACTTCCTGTCCTCCTACCGGCAGTAG
- a CDS encoding SDR family oxidoreductase, protein MAQWRKRIVRNGDIELAAFELGGPGNPPVVLVHGWPDTHHLWTHVAQDLAADHFVVAYDTRGYGESSAPAGNDPYRLDELAQDLFAVVDAAAGDRKAHLIAHDWGSLQAWEAVTTPGAEDKIASYTSISGPNLDYLSQWARKVLSRPTPGNLRDGISQILSSSYIGFFHLPVVSNLFFGAVGRPAVWRWFLSTVEGTDKSDVVLGDSFTADTISGLRYYRANVRQKLAKPDPRDTAVPILEIVNERDIALRPAIFSDTAQHAPRLWRRTSQTGHWLPFTNPGYLAETAREFIAAIEGSDTAARTLDRARVDGAGPRPPLAGKLAVITGGGSGIGRETAYALADRGAEIVIADLDIDGATETATELKARGATAHVYPLDVADTAAFAAFADTVRTAHGVADIVVNNAGIAIGGSALDATDEQVDKVVDVNLRGVMTGSREFGRQLVHRGTGGHIVNIASAAAFTPQRSLGVYAATKAGVLLFSESLRAELAEHRIGVTAICPGIVDTNIVSRTPLAGFADEAAEAAQRDRLVKAYQRRGYTPDRVAAQIVAAIEANKAVVPVTPEAAIGYRVYRFFPALSRLGARGNIFR, encoded by the coding sequence ATGGCGCAGTGGCGCAAGCGGATAGTCCGCAACGGCGATATCGAGCTTGCCGCCTTCGAACTCGGCGGTCCGGGTAACCCGCCCGTCGTCCTGGTCCACGGCTGGCCCGACACCCACCACCTGTGGACGCACGTCGCACAGGACCTCGCCGCCGACCACTTCGTCGTCGCCTACGACACCCGCGGCTACGGGGAGAGCTCGGCCCCCGCCGGCAACGACCCCTACCGGCTCGACGAGCTGGCGCAGGACCTGTTCGCTGTCGTCGACGCCGCCGCCGGCGACCGCAAGGCGCACCTGATCGCCCACGACTGGGGTTCACTGCAAGCCTGGGAAGCGGTCACCACTCCGGGAGCCGAGGACAAGATCGCCTCGTACACCTCGATCTCCGGCCCCAACCTGGACTACCTGTCGCAGTGGGCCCGCAAGGTGTTGAGCCGCCCCACGCCGGGCAACCTGCGCGACGGGATCTCCCAGATCCTCTCGTCGTCCTACATCGGCTTCTTCCATCTGCCGGTGGTGTCCAACCTGTTCTTCGGGGCGGTCGGCCGACCCGCGGTGTGGCGCTGGTTCCTCTCCACCGTCGAAGGCACCGACAAATCCGACGTCGTCCTCGGTGATTCCTTCACCGCCGACACGATCAGCGGCCTGCGCTACTACCGGGCCAACGTCCGCCAGAAGCTGGCCAAGCCCGACCCCCGCGACACCGCGGTACCGATCCTGGAGATCGTCAACGAGCGCGACATCGCGCTGCGGCCGGCGATCTTCTCCGACACCGCCCAGCACGCACCGCGCCTGTGGCGCCGGACCAGCCAGACCGGCCACTGGCTCCCCTTCACCAATCCGGGCTACCTCGCCGAGACCGCCCGCGAGTTCATCGCCGCCATCGAGGGCAGCGACACCGCCGCGCGCACGCTCGACCGTGCCCGCGTCGATGGCGCCGGCCCGCGTCCCCCGCTGGCCGGGAAGCTCGCGGTGATCACCGGCGGCGGCAGCGGCATCGGCCGCGAGACCGCCTACGCGCTGGCCGACCGGGGAGCCGAGATCGTGATCGCCGACCTCGACATCGACGGGGCCACCGAGACCGCCACCGAGCTGAAGGCACGCGGCGCAACCGCCCACGTCTACCCTCTCGACGTGGCCGACACCGCCGCCTTCGCCGCGTTCGCCGACACGGTCCGCACCGCCCACGGGGTCGCCGACATCGTGGTGAACAACGCGGGGATCGCCATCGGCGGCAGCGCGTTGGACGCCACCGACGAGCAGGTCGACAAGGTCGTCGACGTGAACCTGCGCGGCGTGATGACGGGCTCCCGCGAGTTCGGCCGCCAGCTCGTGCACCGCGGCACCGGCGGCCACATCGTCAACATCGCGTCGGCGGCGGCCTTCACCCCGCAGCGCAGCCTCGGCGTCTACGCCGCCACCAAGGCCGGGGTGCTCTTGTTCAGCGAATCGCTGCGGGCCGAGCTGGCCGAGCACCGCATCGGCGTCACCGCCATCTGCCCGGGCATCGTGGACACCAACATCGTTTCGCGCACGCCGCTGGCCGGCTTCGCCGACGAAGCGGCCGAGGCGGCCCAGCGGGACCGTCTGGTCAAGGCGTACCAGCGCCGCGGCTACACCCCGGATCGGGTGGCCGCCCAGATCGTCGCCGCCATCGAGGCGAACAAGGCCGTCGTCCCGGTCACCCCGGAGGCGGCCATCGGGTACCGCGTGTACCGCTTCTTCCCCGCACTCTCGCGCCTCGGCGCCCGTGGAAACATTTTCCGGTAG
- a CDS encoding metal-dependent hydrolase has protein sequence MSSEKIVAVDPGPVELRARNVEFEWSRSPLHWLPGHPYASHTVTALNLLLPEGERWFVRTFNEALPHVDDEKLAEAMRGFIGQEAVHAESHDKVLWEYLVGHGIDPRPFQKQMEWVFRKLLGPKESGSPEAVRKHLVERLWLIAAIEHYTAELGDFALNSRWAQAGGDPEIVDLFCWHTAEEVEHRAVAYDVANYFGDSYLRRARTMGLVLPALIWLIFRGVKDVTRQDPATAGFGFLRRRLEYQRGVRAGLLPSLVGLTFSTAKYFRPGFHPDEVGSTAQAVAYLASSPAARRAG, from the coding sequence ATGTCCAGTGAGAAGATCGTCGCCGTCGATCCCGGGCCGGTGGAGCTGCGCGCCCGCAACGTCGAGTTCGAATGGTCCCGATCGCCGCTGCACTGGCTGCCCGGGCACCCGTACGCGTCGCACACCGTGACCGCACTGAACCTGCTGCTGCCCGAGGGCGAGCGGTGGTTCGTGCGGACCTTCAACGAAGCACTCCCCCACGTCGACGACGAGAAGCTGGCCGAGGCCATGCGCGGCTTCATCGGCCAGGAGGCCGTCCACGCCGAGTCCCACGACAAGGTCCTTTGGGAGTACCTCGTCGGCCATGGCATCGATCCCCGGCCGTTCCAGAAGCAGATGGAATGGGTGTTCCGGAAACTGCTGGGCCCCAAGGAATCCGGATCTCCGGAGGCGGTGCGCAAGCACCTCGTGGAACGCCTGTGGCTGATCGCGGCGATCGAGCACTACACCGCCGAGCTCGGCGACTTCGCGCTCAACAGCCGCTGGGCGCAGGCCGGCGGCGACCCCGAGATCGTCGACCTGTTCTGCTGGCACACTGCCGAAGAGGTGGAGCACCGCGCGGTCGCCTATGACGTCGCCAACTACTTCGGCGACAGCTACCTGCGGCGGGCGCGCACCATGGGCCTGGTCCTCCCCGCCCTGATCTGGCTGATCTTCCGCGGCGTCAAGGACGTCACCCGGCAGGATCCGGCCACCGCCGGTTTCGGCTTCCTGCGCCGCCGACTCGAATACCAGCGGGGCGTGCGCGCCGGCCTGCTGCCGTCGCTGGTGGGCCTGACCTTCTCCACCGCCAAGTACTTCCGCCCCGGGTTCCACCCCGACGAGGTCGGCAGTACCGCCCAGGCCGTCGCCTACCTGGCGTCGTCGCCGGCCGCACGGAGGGCGGGGTGA
- a CDS encoding PDR/VanB family oxidoreductase, giving the protein MTAISEPEPLNRTPPSLTGRFRRDPLLLLATGIAKAWWPVWGTVTRLPATSADSGVFPVRVVGREQVALDENVIALTFAAEDGGLLPRWYAGAHLDLLLPSGRIRQYSLCGDPADQSAYRIAVRRIPDGGGGSVEVHDEISVGDTLSVMGPRNAFPLALPGVADGTDPAAAHLRFIAGGIGITPILPMLSHAQRLGYDWSMIYTGRSRESIPFLDELTRYGDRITIRTDDEHGLPGVDDLVGPLDGDRPIALYCCGPVPMIDLLRAHLDGRRDLELHYERFSPPPVVGGSEFTVNLARSGTSTTVAADESLLAALRRVYPGVPYSCQQGFCGTCRLQVLDGEPEHRDSLLSDAERAGGDILTCVSRCAGDHLTLDL; this is encoded by the coding sequence GTGACCGCTATCAGCGAGCCCGAGCCCTTGAATCGCACCCCGCCGAGTCTGACCGGACGGTTCCGCCGGGACCCGCTCCTGTTGTTGGCCACCGGCATCGCGAAGGCCTGGTGGCCGGTGTGGGGCACAGTCACCCGGCTGCCGGCGACCTCGGCGGACAGCGGCGTGTTTCCCGTGCGCGTTGTCGGGCGCGAACAGGTCGCACTCGACGAGAACGTCATCGCCCTGACCTTCGCCGCCGAAGATGGCGGGTTGCTGCCGCGCTGGTACGCGGGGGCCCACCTGGACCTGCTGTTGCCGTCGGGGCGGATCCGCCAGTACTCGTTGTGCGGCGACCCGGCCGACCAGTCGGCCTACCGCATTGCCGTGCGCCGCATCCCCGACGGCGGGGGCGGGTCGGTCGAGGTGCACGACGAGATCTCCGTCGGCGACACCCTGTCGGTGATGGGCCCGCGCAACGCGTTCCCCCTGGCACTGCCCGGGGTGGCCGACGGAACCGACCCTGCGGCTGCGCATCTGCGGTTCATCGCCGGCGGTATCGGCATCACGCCGATCCTTCCGATGCTCTCGCACGCGCAACGCCTCGGTTACGACTGGTCGATGATCTACACCGGGCGCAGCCGCGAATCGATTCCGTTCCTCGACGAGCTGACCCGCTATGGCGACCGGATCACCATCCGCACCGACGACGAGCACGGATTGCCCGGTGTCGACGACCTCGTCGGCCCCCTCGACGGCGATCGCCCGATCGCGCTCTACTGCTGCGGTCCGGTCCCGATGATCGATCTGTTACGCGCCCACCTCGACGGCCGCCGCGACCTCGAACTGCACTACGAGCGGTTCTCGCCGCCGCCCGTCGTCGGCGGGTCGGAGTTCACCGTGAACCTGGCCCGCAGCGGGACCTCGACCACCGTGGCCGCCGACGAGAGCCTCCTCGCCGCACTGCGCCGCGTGTATCCGGGAGTCCCGTACTCCTGCCAGCAGGGGTTCTGCGGCACGTGTCGGCTGCAGGTCCTCGACGGCGAGCCCGAGCACCGCGACAGCCTCCTCTCGGATGCCGAGCGAGCCGGCGGAGACATCCTGACCTGCGTGTCCCGTTGTGCGGGAGATCACCTAACGCTCGATCTCTGA
- a CDS encoding MerR family transcriptional regulator: MTEYRIDDLAREAGTTTRNVRGYQDRGLLPRPIRRGRIAIYSDVHLERLRVINNLLRRGFTTRHIAEFFTGMQRGDGLADVLGLEDAVSVPWSSTHTSTMTAIELKELLHTANPRHLARLAEFGLIAEDTDTSGASRKPRRYRVLDTDTIESYSRLVKLGISLDNILDAHARLADELSGVAGTLITAGRRVITDQHHDGWIPSTDDESVWAAELITELRKAGMVTVHNILNRELDRSMSNQLADYLGDAATGDD, translated from the coding sequence ATGACCGAGTACCGCATCGACGACTTGGCCCGGGAAGCCGGGACGACGACGCGCAACGTTCGCGGCTACCAAGACCGCGGTCTGCTCCCGCGTCCGATCCGCCGCGGCCGGATCGCCATCTACAGCGATGTCCACCTCGAGCGGCTGCGCGTGATCAACAACCTGCTCCGCCGCGGCTTCACCACCCGCCATATCGCCGAATTCTTCACCGGGATGCAGCGTGGCGACGGTCTGGCCGACGTCTTGGGCCTGGAGGATGCCGTTTCGGTCCCCTGGTCGTCGACCCACACGTCGACGATGACCGCGATCGAGCTGAAAGAACTCCTCCACACGGCCAATCCGCGCCATCTTGCGCGGCTGGCCGAGTTCGGCCTGATCGCCGAGGACACCGACACTTCCGGTGCCTCGCGCAAGCCTCGCCGCTACCGGGTACTCGACACCGACACCATCGAGTCCTACAGCCGACTCGTGAAGCTGGGCATCTCCCTGGACAACATCCTCGACGCCCATGCCCGTCTGGCCGACGAGCTGTCCGGGGTGGCCGGCACCCTGATCACCGCCGGGCGGCGCGTCATCACCGACCAGCACCATGACGGCTGGATTCCCAGCACCGACGACGAGTCGGTCTGGGCCGCCGAACTCATCACCGAGCTCCGCAAGGCGGGCATGGTGACGGTCCACAACATCCTCAACCGCGAGCTGGACCGCAGCATGTCCAACCAACTCGCCGACTACCTCGGGGATGCGGCGACCGGCGACGACTGA
- a CDS encoding HNH endonuclease signature motif containing protein — protein MNHDELATFVTDLADDLAPTAVESGTGLGALLASAEAIADDKALLGVMVTAVRMGNIASYLLAAATARAEAVGIPVRHRLKNGRDLLRELPLAPAAVNRVARLAQHLDDLPNLVREVRDGDLTVDHADAVIRGLDHIATRMGADGFDDVRDKTATTLLAHARIDQPAQVMEKARELGHELVPLDPPSTPPADNPSLNQASITRTDEGRVTLEADLDQLSGEKLHTALDALAKPIPAPDGSPDPRPRAQRTADALVSVITAYLASRNRPTVGGVVPHITMTVPLPVLVGSGGEGDSRVARLGFTGSVSAETAREIACGSAEVTALITADSVPLDAKRTQRFVTGTLRKALEARDGGCQFPGCGRPPACCEGHHIQHWADGGETNLKNTVLLCSLHHHTYIHGKGWKVRIGFDGHPWFQPPEGGEPIRCHNRRSLTLADHAAA, from the coding sequence ATGAACCACGACGAACTCGCCACATTCGTCACCGACCTGGCCGATGATTTGGCGCCGACGGCGGTCGAATCTGGCACCGGTTTGGGTGCGTTGTTGGCCTCCGCGGAAGCGATCGCCGACGACAAGGCTCTGTTGGGGGTGATGGTCACCGCGGTGCGGATGGGCAACATCGCCTCCTATCTGTTGGCTGCTGCGACGGCGCGGGCTGAAGCCGTCGGTATCCCGGTTCGGCACCGGTTGAAGAACGGGCGGGACTTGTTGCGGGAGCTGCCGTTGGCGCCGGCCGCCGTCAACCGGGTGGCCCGGTTGGCCCAGCACTTGGATGATCTGCCGAACCTGGTCCGCGAGGTCCGCGACGGCGACCTCACCGTTGACCATGCCGATGCGGTCATCCGCGGTCTCGACCACATCGCCACCCGCATGGGGGCCGATGGTTTCGACGACGTGCGGGACAAGACCGCGACCACATTGTTGGCGCACGCCCGGATCGATCAACCCGCCCAAGTCATGGAGAAGGCCCGCGAACTCGGCCACGAGTTGGTGCCGCTGGATCCGCCATCCACTCCGCCGGCGGACAATCCGTCGTTGAACCAGGCATCGATCACCCGGACCGACGAGGGGCGTGTGACCCTGGAGGCCGATCTGGATCAGCTGTCCGGGGAGAAACTCCACACCGCGCTGGATGCGCTCGCGAAGCCGATCCCAGCGCCTGATGGCTCCCCGGATCCGCGTCCCAGGGCCCAACGCACCGCCGATGCCCTGGTCAGCGTGATCACCGCATACCTGGCATCACGGAATCGTCCGACCGTCGGCGGGGTCGTCCCGCACATCACCATGACCGTGCCCTTGCCTGTCCTGGTCGGTAGCGGTGGTGAAGGAGATTCGCGAGTCGCACGGCTGGGATTCACCGGCTCGGTCTCAGCCGAGACCGCACGTGAGATCGCCTGCGGCAGTGCTGAAGTCACCGCGTTGATCACCGCGGACTCGGTGCCGCTGGACGCCAAACGCACCCAACGCTTCGTCACCGGCACCCTGCGCAAAGCACTCGAAGCCCGCGACGGTGGCTGCCAATTCCCCGGCTGCGGCAGACCACCAGCCTGCTGTGAAGGCCACCATATTCAGCACTGGGCCGACGGCGGCGAGACAAACCTCAAAAACACCGTCCTGCTCTGTTCGCTGCATCACCACACCTATATCCACGGCAAGGGCTGGAAGGTCCGCATCGGGTTCGACGGCCACCCGTGGTTCCAGCCGCCGGAAGGAGGTGAACCGATCCGCTGCCACAACCGACGCAGCCTCACCCTCGCCGACCACGCCGCCGCCTAA